The window gatccatcccacgtgttagacttcagcactgtccagttggacaaggacttgtcctatgaggagtagccggtagctattctagaccggcaggttcgtcagttgagatcgaagagtttcccttctgtttgtGTTtattggagaggtcagcctgttgaggcagtgacctaggagtccgagtccgatatgtgaagccgatatcctcatcttttctccgactcataTACTTTTCTTATGTCTgctcgaggatgaacgtttgttttagaggtgaagaatgtgatgaccttttgggtcatcactcgttttgaaagtaaattttgtgttctgaggccttacaaacctctttttgtctcaccttgatttgcgtacgcagtccgaATGCgctttcgaaaagcttttatgtgaaaactaagtaaaataaggaaattggcttttaaaattaaataaagttgacattggtcaacattcttggtaaatggacccggacccatgatctgatggtctcgtagggtccgtagtaaattttgggacttgggcatatgcccagaatcgaattccgaggtcccaagcccgagaaataaatttttaaaagaaattgtttatctgaaattataagagtttttggaaatgaaaagatgtttgaaattgatggtatcggccccgtattttggttccggagacCGGTATAGGTCTAAAATAATAAATTGGTTGAATCCATGGAATTTGGTAGGAATCGGAagtggtttggtataaaacggacctatagttgagagaaaatggaaatttcaaaTGTTTTCGAGTAACCTTATGAATTTGAGGTTGAAaccgtagttgttgatgttattttgatgatttaatcgcacgagcaagttcgtatgacatttttagacttgtgtgcatgattagtttggagccccgagggctcggatgagttttggataggcttcAAAGTGAATTTAGACTTAGAACATAACAAttgcaggttcagagaaagttgcaggtctctgaagccaggctttgcggtccgcggtggagtcTTTGTGACTGCGGTAGTATTTATGCGGTCAACGGTGAGCAAGGCCATGTCTTCGCGGCCGTGCTCGATATCTCGCAGTCCACGGTGGAGCTCCACGGCTgcggtcctttttatgcggtcagcggtgggggtctgagaggggtatatttaaacgAGACTTTTCAgccatttctcatttttcaaaaccctaaaacataagaggtgatttttcaagatactctttcttccccaaaacacaagtaagtgatttttaacttatttctttcactgattaacttctttttacaagatttcatcctagaatctagagttttcatggtggaattgggaattttgggtagaacttaggaatatcGAAATTtcgggatttagacctcaaattgaggtctgattccaaaaccaattgtatatccaggcttaggggtgaatgggtaatcggatttttgtccgaattttgagttttgaccaagcgggcccggggtcaatttttgacttatTGGGAAAAAtactagaaaacctattttcatgcattagaattggtttatttagcatttattaatattataatgtaaattgtgactagatacaagcgaattgggagtggaaccaagaggtaaagcggtagttgaggcttgaattgtgttcgtggcattgaggtaagtgtttggtctaaccttagtttgagggattaagagttgagtcttattttctatgtgttaattgttgagtacgacgtataggtgtggtgatgagtatctatatgtcggtgccaagcatgcccgtgagtcttatactatgattgatgtgactccgtttcgtattgttcatgctttatatgatgatttccattgttgaacaaggtttgtggaagtattattggtaattgaacattgtagagcattggatcaagttgagaattgagttgtgaagtaattgtggaaaagagaagaggtttatgatattgtctcccttgtcgggatgttattgcttttgatattatctcccttgttgggatgttactactcatgatattgtttcccttgccgggatattgttgttatgctattgttcccttgccggaattttattgtgatattattggTTCCCTTGctcaaattgctttgtgattgttgcttgggtgcggaagagtgtaaagcacgaagggtgatgtcgtgcatgatatttgcgggagagtgttaatgcacaaagggtgatgtcgtgccaatattgtgaggtaaaagcacaaaaggtgataccgtgccgcacgatgtacaatgtcGTACCAtaatatgagtgataatgcacgaaggataattccGTGTCATGATTATGTGAGGCAAAAGCACGACGGGTGATACCGtaccgattatattgattcttatggtgagggcgagagtaaaagcacgaagggtgatgtcgtgccgattatattgattcttatgctgagggcgagagtaaaagcacgaagggtgatgccgttaacttgtcattgatttccttattcttgcttaAAGTTGAATTTTCGTGTTCCTTTCACTTCTTTATTGAGATATTGCTTGTACatgatattccccgcagcatgtttccccttcccacctttaactgctagtttctgtcATTATTATTTGCTATATATGATATAagtgcacaggtttatttgatagtcttgtcctagcctcgttactacttcgccgaggttaggctagacacttaccagcacatggggtcggttgtgctgatactacattctgcactgtgtgtagatcccggtgctacagcttttggaccacagtgaggttgctgccttcagtcccgtggcggagacccgaggtagttctgccggcgtccgcaggccttgacgtttccttctatctttccattctatttcttttatgtatttcagaaacaGCTTTGCATTTATCTTTTAGacccctatttgtagtattcttagatggtctttgagattgtgacaccagttttgggtagcttatgtttatggatttgtatcagtattattttaaattgttacatTTCATTCTTCCGCTTTATTATTTCCGCTGTTTATAAAGTGTTAACTAACAATCGTTAAGGGATTAAAAATGAGAAGGGTTAAATACTTGGAATAATTGGCtttcctagctttcactagtaggcgccatcacaactcgcgagggtgaaaaatccaggtcgtgacagttATTCTTGAGGCTACCAAAGATCTTATCACTCTCGGACTTGATGATTTAGAAGGTGATTTGGTGACATATGAGAAATTATTGAATCAACAGAAAGATGAGACAATGGAGGATGCATCGCAAGAAAAGTATGatcaaccaaaagaaaaagaaaacacatCAAATCCGGCAGAGATAAATCAAGAAGGCCAAAATTCAGAAACAGAGGGGAAGAAGAGAAGAAATTCATGCGATTGATAAAAAGGATGATTTAGTTGCAAGGGATGCCAGTGCAATTGCATTTCACAAGAAAAATTATTTGATGGTATTGACGATGAACCGAGTAATAAAAAAAAGCAAGATGGTTCATCAAGAGAAAGTTTCTAATGATCCACCCAAGTATGAGGCAGAAATAGCTTGGGATCTAGAACTACAACAACGCATGACAATAGATATTGAAGAGGCAAAAAAGTTTGTGCCATTGCTCGAGATTGCATGTTTCAAGGAGCATGACGAAATATTTATTGGTGGCATTACTCTACATCCTATAGAATAGAAAATTGGAGTTGGATAGTTGTACAAGTCCAACTATAAGGTAACTAGAGAAGTAGATGATTTCaaagtaaagaaaaattatattgatgatattttgtaGGGATTTACCATGAGTAAAGACAAATCATATATGAGCAATATGCAAGATAAATTGAAGTTGACTAAAGATGGCACTCGTAATTTTATTGATGCTACATATTTTAGTAAATTGGTGAAGAGTCTAAGGTACTCGACTTCTACAAGGCTTGATGTTACTCATGGCATGCTCAAGTTTGAAGATCTTGGTTTGAGGGAGGCTGTTGGAAATTAAaccaagattaattagtattcctaAGTTGTATAAGAATATTGTTTCTACCAACCCCCTCATTAAGCTGGGTCAGAATTGTGACTGATCTTATTTCAGAAAAGGAACAACTACAAGAATATTGTGTGTGATAACCAACTAAAAAGCAAAGTTAGAGTGTCCATGCTCTGATACTACTACATGAGATACACTAGGAATATCTCATTAGATTACAACATGATAAGATTTTATGTGACTCAGTAACCATCAACTACTTCAAGTCTTGTAAGATATATAATAAGACCTGTTCTGGTAGAGTTTGATAGCTTGAGAAACAATCAGCAACTTCGTGGTGAAATCTACATTAGTGTTATAAAAACTGTCTTTTCTGCTGTTGTAATAACTTACCAAAAGTAATTTGAAATTTGTTATTTGATTATATCTTCTTTGACAAGTCTATCTGTGACTGATGCTTGATTGATAGttattgtgagcacctaatttttgccctaataTAAATTATTCCTAAAAATATTCCAAAATAGTTTTATAATTATTACATAGAATTGTAggaatttttctttacttttatccAATTTGTTTTGCATTGTTCATGCATATTTTGAGGTGTTTTAAaccataaaaatcataaaaatatttaatttttcatCTCATAACATTTTAGACCTTAAttatatttaggatttaattacattAATTATATGtattatcaaacaaaaatcacaaaaaaaatacaagtcatttttacatttttatcttttagttttaaattagtaattttcttttattagttttaatttaatcaattatttaaatattagaaATAAATGTTAGGTTTAATCCCATAAGTTAGAtttgatttaggaattaatttaggtgcttaattaatttgattaggatttttaattaaaaagggaaagaaaaacaaagaaaagaaataaatagtttgtttggatggttgttttatatcgtttcataatgtatcgtatcgtattgtattgtactgtactgtatcgtttgatgaatataatgtttggatgGATTGTGTCATTTTGCCGTTGTTTCATGTTATCATGCACTAGTAATATGATGAATAagcttgcaatattataaagaaaaattatgatacggtatataaaaaggtagggtaaatgataaaataaaattatttaataataatggaGGGTGAAATTGAGAGAAAAggacaaggtaacgacgcgaccacaccagaTCGGTCATTACACAAAGTGACACATTTCATCGTTATGTAACGacgaatttaacgatacgatacaataaaatttaagtaacaatcaaaacaaacattgtatttaaagtaacaatacgatacaatataacaggtaacaatcatccaaacaagctgtttgTTAAAATTGGGTTAGAAGCCAAATGTAATTGGCCCAATTGCCAATTCGCCCCAGACCCGGTCCAATAGCCTCTCCTCCCAGACCACCAACCGACGTAGTTTCACATGGACACTACGTCGTTTCATCTCCTTGACCTAAGTCTCCCATCTTCTCTAAGAACACAAACAGACCCctccaaaagaacaaaaacacTAACCGCctcctttctcttcttcttctctctcgaGCAGCCACCCAATTCGGCTGACCATTTTCTCTCATCTCATACACACTCACACTCGCTTAAGCCATCTATGTAGCAACTGAAAATACCAAAAACCAGATTCTAAAAAAATCAAAAGctaaaaaatggaaagaaaaactGGAATTTTCAATGGAGATTTGAAGAAGAACTGATTTCAGAGCACGATTTATTTTCTTTCTGGGTTTCTGAAAGCGGTTTCGGAGCCGTGGATTTGCCGTTCGATTTCCGCTGATTTTGCTGTTTTTCTGGAATTGCTGAGCTCCGTTCGAGTTTGTTTCTGCCTTCATTTGGCTTATTCTAGCTTTTCTCTGTTCGATCGGGTAAGTTTTGGAAACTTCTTCGTCTTATGCTTTAGTCAAATGATAAAAAATTGTGGGATTCCTTTTAGCTTCTTGTAGATTTGCTCGAGTTCTGATCTTTGTTATTCTAGTATGTAAGGGATGTGTATTTCGTCTCAAATTGGTTGAAATAGTTGAAATAAATCGAAATACGACACCTATTTGAATTAGTTTGATCCCGGTTTTCAGCTATGAATACTGTGTTGGGTAATCTAATCATGTTAGGTTTAAATTGAGAATTGGTTAAATTCCTGTTTAATTTTTTGCAGATTTGCCAAACTTCTCTCTTCTGCGATTTGATGTCTAGTGAAGTTTCCATTAAAACACATGTTGGTTTTTGAACTTAGCTGGGTATAGTATTAATCATTGAACAATAAACATCAAGATAAATGGATTAAATCTGTGCGAGAAAGTTTAGGGATAATTATAAATTTTAGGGATATCATTTGCACAACTTGGATTGATGTATAAATTCTTCTGTCATTAACTTGTAACTAGATATGCACTTGGATGATTTTGGCAATATCATTGTGATTATGTGTGAAGTTATACAGAGGCTATGTTTGCACTCAATATTGAGGCTGCCAATTTCAGGGTCTGTTTGTGACTAAAGACCATTAAGAATTTGATTAGCAGTAATTGGATTTAAAAGTAGACTTTCTACCCTTAATTGATATCAACAGCCCCTTTTCAACCATGCTCATATGACTTCAAACCAGTACAGATTTAGCTATTTCCAACATTACAAGATATGTGATATGGGACTGTGATTAATCTTTCCTTAAGTGTTGGATCAACAGAATCGTTTTCCTCAAGCCTACAATCCCTTTTGTAATCTTAGCCCTTTTTTGTAAATAATTTCAATGTAAGGAAAAACAAATTATGAacatgcgctagttgctttaggcgcggttaataaataaatcatcgtgactatgggtacggttcctgtggcaTAGTCGCGATACGTAaatccccaattcgagtgtgtGTTTCACGTGACTTGACCACaacttaaaataataataataataaacatgttgtaaattgcgggtgcgtttcacgtggcgcaattcgcaatatgtacaaaaacaaacgagtgcgcgacatcgcgacttgtgcaaataaactccataaataattaaaagcggtttaaaaggttaaaaatgcacaataggtttaaaacttgtaataaatcagataattaagcatattattaatagttgagcggtagaaatgagagtgcgaaagacggtgtctatttcagacaaccagttcgggttcatgccagggcgatctaccacagaagctatccaccttattaggaggatggtggaacaatatagggataagaagaaggatctccacatggtgtttattgatctagaGAAAGCATACGACAgagttcctagggaggtcttatggagctgcttagaggttAAAGGGGTCCCGGCGGCCTACATTAgagtgattaaagacatgtatgatagagctaagactcgggttaggacagtaggaggcgactccgagcattttccggttgttacggggttacaccaagggtctgcgttcagccctttcctatttgccctggtgatggatgcactaactcatcatattcaaggagatgtgccatggtgcatgctatttgctgatgacatagttctaattgatgagacacgaggcggcgtcaacgagaggctagaggtttggagacaagcccttgagtctaaaggctTCAGGTTGAGCAAgatgaagacggaatacctcgagtgcaaatttggggccgagccgacggaaacgggagtggaagtgaggcttgactctcaagtcattcctaagaggagtagtttcaagtaccttgggtcagttattcaggggatcagggagattgacgaggatgtcacacaccgtataggagtggggtggatgaagtggaggttagcgtcgggagtcctgTGTGTCAAGAAAGTGCCAACGTTACTAAAAGATAAGTTTTAtaaagcagtggttaggcctgccatatTGTATgagaccgagtgttggccggttaagaactcatacatccagaagatgaaagtagcagagatgaggatgttgaggtggatgtgcgggcatacaaggatggataaaattaggaatgaagatattcgagagaaggtggacgtggcccccatggaggataagatgcaggaagcaagactcagatggttcgggcacattcagaggaggagcactgaggCACCGATGaggaggtgtgaacgactggctgtggtgggcacgaggagaggtagagggagacctaagaagtattggggagaggtgatcaggcaggatatggcacgacttaggattactgaggacatgacccttgacagggaattgtggaggtcgagcattaaggttgtaggctaGGGGAAGTTGTGAGTATttctacagcgcactagagtgagactagccagttaggagttagtcttaggatgccactggtcagctactgatgcagggctttatctgttggatattattatatcttccatctttttcgtacttcctatatttcttatattgctggtatttttattttatgttatgctatgttcttttatgttattttattatgagtctattgatagtactaatatatcgtctcttgtcgctgtgttgagccgagagtctcctggaaacagtctctctgcccctcggggtaggggtaaggtctgcatacatattaccctccccagaccccacttgtgggattatactaggttgttgttgttgttgtattaatagttgagcgaccatgctgaaaccacagaactcgggagtgtctcacaccttctcccggattaatagaattccttatctagtCTTTTGTGTTCGCAAActataaaatagagtcaatttcctcgatatgagattctaaaataaaccggtaacttgggatACCCAGTGTTATTAAAAGCgctcgcttctcgctttaagcgatGAAGCGAGGCGAGGTGCAGGGTTAGCGCTTTTCTGGTAAAAAGGCGACTCACATTAAAAAAGCATGCGCTTTTCTCGCTTAAGCGAGAAGCGAGCCGGTAGAAAAAGCAAGAAAAAGCGTGCTTAAGCGAGCAGAAGGCATCAACtaggttttttttaaaaaaatttggcAAATAAACCATCTGTGAACAAACAAACATACGCGACTTCTTCTGCAATTTATGCTCTGTTACCGgtgaattaattgttatttttttttttgttgattgtAGTAAATTTAATTTGATTATTCAATGGCATCAAGCCATTtgcttaatatgttatttttaatgaGTTCTTAGCCATTTATCTAtgcctattttattttttttatttgtgttaAATTGCGCTTCACATGAAAAAAGCGTGCGCTTCGCTTTGCGCTTTGCGATTCTGTGAAGCGAGGCCTCGTCGCTTTTTTGCGCTTAACGCTTTCCAAAACACTGGGtataccataaattattccaagtggcgactctgaaatcaataaataatcccatttcgattaatgtcacttaaattggaaaaattccctaTTCCCTCAGAAAAAAGAATGGTGACAGTTATTGATGAAAATAACAGTAGCCCTGAATCCTTGGTACTCAATATATATATAGGCAATCGTCTTAAAATCTAAATTCACCATTTTCTTGGAACTTAGGGAAGGATCCACAAGATGGATATAATATCCCAGCTACAGGAGCAAGTAAATACCATTGCAGCTCTTGCTTTCAACACCTTCGGTACCCTTCAGAGGGATGCCCCTCCTGTTCGTCTGTCACCTAATTATCCAGAACCTCCTCCTGCTAATCCTACAGAGGATGCAGCCAATGTTGCAGAGCAACCAAAGCAAATGAGTGCTGCTTTTGTTAAGGCTGCCAAGCAGGTAAACCTCCCTACCTTCACATTTTCTTTCTATAACATCCTTATAGATCAAGTTGATCAACTAAGATGAGCAAACCACATTATATGGACCATCTGCATGTACTTTGAAAATATCCAGGATTCCTAGaatattgaattatttttttctgGTCAAATAGTGTCTTTTCGTCTTCCTTTGGCTAGTCTATTTGTTTTTTAATACATCAAATCTTTATATTATCTTGTTTGTGGACCTTTACGCATATCATGGGGATATTTATGTTTCATGGCTCTTCCTATCTAAGTTTAAGTCTTTGTTTGTTGAGTCTTGAGACCAGTGTGGTTGAGTTCAAAGACCTAAGtctgttatcatttattttaACACACATATAATAATGTTATTAACATCACAAACTACTCAAATTAAAACCTGACTTATTCACATAATGGTGGGCAAATTCGAACTACTAGTTGAACAGAATCTCATTACTCTAGGGACTTTAACTTGAGAACTTGCTCTCAGCCTCAGGAGTTAAACCATAAAATCTAGGCTAAGTCTCATAGGGTAATCCATGGTTCTTCAAAACCCGAAAACTGAATTCTAGCTTGTGGCCCTTTAGCTGTCTTCAGTGAAATACATGGACACACTTGTCATTATTTCTAAAGTGTTCAAGTTCACAGCTATATTTCTCTTGTTTTCATCTTGTCCTCGCAATCAGAGGTGGTCTGATCTAGCATCCCGCCAAACTTAAGATGCACATATGGCACTTGAGAGTAGCCCTGAAGATTGCATGGCTCTTAATTTCGACCTATTGCAATGTGCTCCTAAAGTGTAGCTTTGCTACAATGTTGTCGTATTCTTGAAACatttttcttctgtttgtttaCTGGACAGTTTGATGCATTGGTTGCTGCTCTTCCTTTATCAGATGGGGGTGAAGAAGCCCAATTGAAAAGAATTGCAGAACTCCAGGTATAAGCTTCTCTGTAAATAATTTTTTGACATATGACACTTGAGCAAGATGATGCTCCATCTTTCTCTAATTCCAATGCCATATACTTACTGAGAAACAGAACCTCTATGTAGttaaattaaaaaatgaaaaggatAAATGAAGATTAATCTGTTATTATGTTTTTGGGCCAAGTGTTTTTGTCTGCGTTTTACCCAATAACTCTTACTCTCTGTATGTGATGCAGGCTGAGAACGATGCTGTTGGCCAAGAACTCCAAAAGCAACTGGAAGCTGCAGGTAAGGATTTCCTAGCGTATCTGACGTAACTTTGGTTTTGGGATAGGCATTTTTACACAATACATGGCTATGCACATACTGACCGAGATGGTTATAACTGATTGAGCATTACTTCCATCTAATCAGTCTTCCACAGAACCTATATCCTTTACTTAACTGCAGAATTTGTGGTGGAGGAAAGTTAgcattcatgtatttgtttttcctttgttttctttctgAGAGAGTGGTCAAAGTTGTTCTAGTTAGGCTAAGGTCCAAACGTCTATGTACCTTttaatctttttattattttttgtttattctGAAACTCAGTTTGATTTTGTTGATTTAGAAAAGGAGCTAAAGCAGGTTCAGGAGTTGTTTAACCAAGCAACGGATAACTGCCTGAACCTTAAGAAGCCAGAATGAATTAAGCTACTAGTACATATTTCAGTTTTGATGGAACTAATTAGACAGTATTTGCTTAAGGAGCCCCTCTTCCTGGAATATGCCTTGGAGGAACAACAAATCGCCTGCGTCAGGCTTCTTATGGGTGCATTTACTAACTGGTCATATATAAACTGGCTGTGTTCTGGTATTCCGTTTGAAGTTCTTGGCCCGCTGCTGCAGAAAAAAAATTCAGTATTCCATGTGAATCTGATGCAGATCTTCGTTTATTCTAAATGGAAAGACATAGGAATGATgtgttttaaaagcaaattcaGCAGTCATTTGTCTCCTCACATGAACTTCCTATTCCTTCTATCCAACCATAACATTAGCATCTTCTATGAGATGAGCACTATTTGGAAAGTTGGTTTATATGGTTCTCTGCTCCAACAGTTTTATGTTGTCAAAAGTTTGCAATTAAATGTCTATTTTCTTAAACATGCAATCCAAAACAAGGGAAGGtctattgtttttatttttttac is drawn from Nicotiana tabacum cultivar K326 chromosome 22, ASM71507v2, whole genome shotgun sequence and contains these coding sequences:
- the LOC107811605 gene encoding mediator of RNA polymerase II transcription subunit 21 → MDIISQLQEQVNTIAALAFNTFGTLQRDAPPVRLSPNYPEPPPANPTEDAANVAEQPKQMSAAFVKAAKQFDALVAALPLSDGGEEAQLKRIAELQAENDAVGQELQKQLEAAEKELKQVQELFNQATDNCLNLKKPE